A DNA window from Bradyrhizobium sp. CCBAU 53421 contains the following coding sequences:
- a CDS encoding ABC transporter substrate-binding protein, protein MTTPPLSRRSALGVLAGSLVAGNARAQTGAGAGPDLGGVTLRVAYYKGGWRPLLQAAGEDKTPYRIEWKELNNGVLHIEALNGDALDVGSGSEIPAMFAARQNAKVRFIAVTHEDLNIQVTVAAKDAPIHSIADLKGKRVGYVRATTAHYFLAKQLEEAGLAFSDIEAINLTPSDGYSAFASGKLDAWAIYGYNGQLAIAKQGARLLKTGVGYLSGNFPIYANPKAVDDPLRHAAVSDFLLRIQRAYAFANKNFPLYAAAQVAETHLPLQDILDQFARRSDDFSLAGVSPDVPETHQKVADTFLKLGVLDARAEVGKFWDTSFNDAIAAGAARLARS, encoded by the coding sequence GTGACTACGCCCCCTCTCTCTCGACGTTCCGCGCTCGGCGTTCTCGCCGGAAGTCTGGTTGCTGGCAATGCGCGCGCGCAAACCGGGGCGGGCGCAGGTCCCGACCTCGGCGGCGTCACCTTGCGGGTGGCGTACTACAAGGGCGGCTGGCGTCCGCTGCTGCAGGCGGCCGGCGAGGACAAGACGCCCTACCGGATCGAATGGAAGGAGCTCAACAACGGCGTGCTCCACATCGAGGCGCTGAACGGCGACGCGCTCGATGTCGGCTCGGGCAGCGAGATTCCGGCGATGTTCGCCGCGCGCCAGAACGCCAAGGTGCGCTTCATCGCCGTTACCCATGAGGATCTCAACATCCAGGTCACGGTGGCGGCGAAGGACGCGCCGATCCATTCGATCGCTGACCTCAAGGGCAAGCGCGTCGGCTATGTGCGCGCGACCACGGCGCATTACTTCCTTGCCAAGCAACTCGAGGAGGCAGGCCTTGCGTTCAGCGATATCGAGGCGATCAATCTGACGCCGTCGGACGGCTACTCGGCGTTCGCCTCCGGCAAGCTCGATGCCTGGGCGATCTACGGCTACAACGGGCAGCTCGCTATCGCGAAGCAGGGCGCGCGGCTGCTCAAGACCGGCGTCGGCTATCTCTCGGGTAATTTCCCGATCTACGCCAATCCGAAGGCGGTCGACGATCCGCTGCGCCACGCGGCCGTCAGCGATTTCCTGCTGCGGATCCAGCGCGCCTATGCGTTCGCCAACAAGAACTTTCCGCTCTATGCGGCGGCGCAGGTGGCCGAAACCCATCTGCCGCTGCAGGACATTCTCGACCAGTTCGCGCGTCGCAGCGACGACTTCTCGCTCGCCGGCGTCAGCCCCGACGTGCCGGAGACCCACCAGAAGGTCGCCGACACCTTCCTCAAGCTCGGTGTGCTCGACGCGCGCGCCGAGGTCGGAAAATTCTGGGATACGAGCTTCAACGACGCGATCGCCGCGGGCGCTGCGAGGCTTGCGCGGAGTTGA
- a CDS encoding DUF3280 domain-containing protein translates to MRQSRLVLHALALIGLLAGPCPLRAETGAAAASPLGVSIDDFSYVDTSGEVIDQTAAHQKRLDAFMAALRADVAAEPRYRLVAPTAPAGEARIKVVGGVQKMSTLIQWAKVAVIDAEASRVLYEKLYTFRGDNDEAWDHARMFVSREVRAVLAAALPAAQTAAVAPIGLAVFEFELEDNSAAPSSGLAGSDAATLADVTRGVRDRLAQSGRYRLVDTGGATAGPVKARALRDCDGCEAAIAQKLGADQSLIGVIRRVSRTEYTVGFQVRDARSGAVVSRGDSGLRMGADYSWTRGAVHLVGDRLLEGGTQH, encoded by the coding sequence ATGCGCCAGTCCCGCCTCGTTTTGCACGCCCTCGCGTTGATCGGCCTTCTGGCCGGACCTTGTCCGCTGCGCGCTGAAACCGGCGCCGCGGCGGCATCCCCGCTGGGCGTCAGCATCGATGATTTCAGCTATGTCGACACCTCGGGCGAGGTGATCGACCAGACCGCCGCGCATCAGAAGCGGCTCGATGCGTTCATGGCTGCGCTGCGTGCCGATGTCGCCGCGGAGCCGCGCTATCGCCTGGTCGCGCCCACGGCGCCCGCAGGTGAGGCCCGGATCAAGGTGGTCGGCGGCGTGCAGAAGATGAGCACGCTGATCCAGTGGGCCAAGGTCGCGGTCATCGATGCCGAAGCGAGCCGTGTGCTGTACGAAAAGCTCTATACGTTCCGCGGCGACAATGACGAAGCATGGGACCACGCGCGGATGTTCGTGTCGCGCGAGGTGCGCGCCGTGCTCGCCGCCGCGCTGCCGGCGGCACAGACCGCCGCCGTGGCGCCGATCGGGCTCGCGGTGTTCGAATTCGAGCTCGAGGACAATTCCGCGGCACCGTCGTCCGGCCTTGCCGGCTCGGACGCCGCCACTCTGGCCGACGTTACAAGGGGCGTCCGCGACCGGCTTGCGCAGTCGGGCCGCTACCGCCTGGTCGACACCGGTGGCGCAACCGCCGGGCCCGTCAAGGCGCGGGCGCTGCGCGACTGCGACGGCTGCGAGGCGGCGATCGCACAAAAGCTCGGCGCCGACCAATCGCTGATCGGCGTGATCAGGCGGGTCAGCCGGACCGAATACACGGTCGGCTTCCAGGTGCGCGACGCCCGCAGCGGCGCGGTCGTCTCACGCGGCGACAGCGGCTTGCGGATGGGCGCCGATTATTCCTGGACCCGCGGCGCGGTCCACCTCGTCGGAGACCGCCTGCTCGAGGGCGGGACGCAACATTAG
- a CDS encoding amino acid ABC transporter substrate-binding protein, whose amino-acid sequence MRLPAVLFALALAASPVAAEEPSGTLQKIKETKKVTLGFQEASVPFSYLDDNQRPIGFALDICLRIVDAVKKELGMPDIAVDYLPVTSSNRIPLMVNGTIDLHCSATTNSAERQKQVTFTNSHFLSATRFAAKKSSGINTIDDLKGKSVTAVAGSVNLTQLIKVNTERKLGINVLPAKDQAEAFLMLETDRAQAYALDDVQLAVAIARSKQPALYMISEEAFSKAEPFGIMLRREDAPFKALADRATAELYKSPEIEVMYRKWLEQPTPPNGINYNVAMSPALRNAFAHPSSSFDPDVYEVAK is encoded by the coding sequence ATGCGTTTGCCCGCCGTCCTTTTCGCTCTCGCGCTCGCCGCAAGCCCCGTGGCAGCCGAGGAGCCGTCGGGCACGCTGCAGAAGATCAAGGAGACGAAGAAGGTCACGCTGGGCTTTCAGGAGGCCTCCGTTCCCTTCAGCTATCTCGATGACAATCAGCGCCCGATCGGCTTCGCGCTCGATATCTGCCTCAGGATCGTCGATGCCGTGAAGAAGGAGCTCGGCATGCCCGACATTGCCGTCGACTATCTCCCGGTGACCTCGTCGAACCGCATCCCGCTGATGGTCAACGGCACGATCGACCTGCACTGCTCGGCGACCACCAACAGCGCCGAGCGCCAGAAGCAGGTGACCTTCACCAACTCGCACTTCCTGAGCGCGACGCGCTTCGCCGCCAAGAAATCATCCGGCATCAACACCATCGACGACCTCAAGGGCAAATCGGTGACCGCCGTTGCCGGCTCGGTGAACCTCACGCAACTCATCAAGGTCAACACCGAACGCAAGCTCGGCATCAACGTCCTGCCGGCCAAGGACCAGGCCGAGGCGTTCCTGATGCTGGAGACCGATCGCGCCCAGGCCTACGCGCTCGACGACGTCCAGCTTGCCGTGGCGATCGCGCGGTCCAAGCAACCTGCGCTCTACATGATCAGCGAGGAGGCCTTCTCGAAGGCCGAGCCGTTCGGAATCATGCTGCGCCGGGAGGACGCGCCGTTCAAGGCGCTCGCCGATCGTGCCACGGCCGAGCTCTACAAGAGCCCGGAGATCGAGGTCATGTACAGGAAGTGGCTGGAGCAGCCGACCCCGCCGAACGGCATCAACTACAACGTGGCGATGTCGCCCGCGCTGCGCAACGCGTTCGCCCATCCGAGCTCGAGCTTCGATCCTGATGTGTACGAGGTTGCGAAGTAA
- a CDS encoding rhomboid family intramembrane serine protease — translation MAAYRTSPGFFETPHAAVYALMTVTVLASGFCFIQAGGASAPAELLFRDGAMYTAALARHEYWRLFAYGFLHVNFIHLATNMLCLVLWGGHLERRVGPTYFVIIYLCAMVFGAIVGNATHTTPYLTVGASGATSGILGALLCLWILGKLDVRFDFFAINIGLNIALAISNSRIDWGVHLGGFAAGLIGCALLDLIEKFNAYVLRCRFPEAVKLNLALLTGVAALGLWGLRVQPPAAGMPGWILATGFVVACCAVIKLVDLALSIRKGLAVVIIALASVNAACVTLGGWTLATTSVCVARRPGGPGPLENLLNAFCDNPLLVTTLVAVGAVAVTLLLCSKEIYRGIEDVGFVGSSLRAERNRRHGL, via the coding sequence ATGGCCGCTTACCGCACAAGCCCCGGCTTCTTCGAAACCCCGCACGCAGCGGTCTACGCGCTGATGACGGTGACCGTTCTGGCCTCGGGGTTCTGCTTCATCCAGGCCGGCGGCGCATCGGCGCCGGCCGAGCTGCTGTTCCGCGATGGCGCCATGTACACGGCCGCACTGGCACGGCACGAATACTGGCGGCTGTTCGCCTACGGCTTCCTGCACGTCAACTTCATTCATCTCGCCACCAACATGCTGTGTCTCGTGCTGTGGGGCGGGCATCTCGAGCGGCGGGTCGGGCCGACCTACTTCGTTATCATCTATCTTTGCGCGATGGTGTTCGGCGCCATCGTCGGCAATGCGACCCACACGACGCCCTACCTGACGGTCGGCGCTTCCGGCGCCACCTCGGGCATTCTCGGCGCTTTGCTCTGCCTGTGGATCCTCGGCAAGCTCGATGTCCGCTTCGACTTCTTCGCCATCAACATCGGGCTGAACATCGCGCTCGCGATCAGCAATTCGCGGATCGACTGGGGCGTGCATCTCGGCGGCTTCGCAGCGGGCCTGATCGGCTGCGCGCTGCTCGACCTCATCGAGAAGTTCAACGCCTACGTGCTTCGCTGCCGGTTTCCGGAGGCCGTGAAGCTCAATCTCGCGCTGCTCACTGGCGTGGCCGCGCTCGGCTTGTGGGGCCTTCGGGTGCAGCCTCCGGCGGCAGGCATGCCGGGATGGATCCTGGCCACGGGATTTGTCGTCGCATGTTGCGCCGTGATCAAGCTGGTCGATCTCGCGCTGTCGATCAGGAAGGGCCTCGCCGTCGTCATCATCGCACTCGCCAGCGTCAACGCGGCCTGCGTGACACTCGGCGGCTGGACGCTGGCAACGACCTCGGTCTGTGTCGCACGCCGACCAGGCGGGCCTGGCCCGCTCGAGAACCTGCTCAATGCGTTCTGCGACAATCCCCTGCTGGTGACCACACTGGTCGCGGTCGGCGCCGTCGCGGTGACGCTGCTGCTTTGCTCGAAGGAAATCTACCGTGGGATCGAGGACGTCGGCTTCGTCGGCAGCTCGCTGCGTGCCGAGCGCAACCGCCGTCACGGGCTGTGA
- a CDS encoding NADH:flavin oxidoreductase/NADH oxidase, whose amino-acid sequence MSDMLLFSPLTIRGVTLRNRIVVPPMHQYSAEKGFPTDWHLMNAGKFAAGGAGLVIVESTKVERRGCGTVGDLGIWDDKFVAPLGRLVSFIKQQNATAGIQLGHSGRKARASRPWEGDRPLERSAEIEDWDAWTPVAPSAIAHSERWPVPRALEAHEVKDLVAAWGQAARRAHDAGFDVLELHGAHGYLVHEFLSARSNQRSDEYGGSEANRMRFLIEVTEAVRAHWPDHKPLFVRLSVEDNAGWGPEQSARLAAILKAKGVDVIDCSSGGISEMAPILGKEIKYNYQVPLAEYVRRNADIMTMAVGLIIHGDQAEQILRDKQADLIAVGREILNNPNWPMDAALKLGVEGPFRNVPPQFGYWLGTRAKRGFGTRPSTWQNGLQEDGQRPTGI is encoded by the coding sequence ATGTCCGACATGCTGCTGTTTTCGCCGCTGACCATCCGCGGCGTCACGTTGAGGAACCGCATCGTGGTGCCGCCGATGCATCAATATTCGGCCGAGAAGGGCTTTCCGACCGACTGGCATCTGATGAATGCCGGCAAGTTCGCCGCCGGCGGCGCCGGTCTCGTGATCGTCGAATCGACCAAGGTCGAGCGGCGCGGTTGCGGAACGGTCGGCGATCTCGGCATCTGGGACGACAAGTTCGTCGCGCCGCTCGGCCGGCTCGTCAGCTTCATCAAGCAGCAGAACGCGACAGCCGGCATCCAGCTCGGCCATTCCGGCCGCAAGGCGCGCGCGAGCCGCCCGTGGGAGGGCGACCGGCCGCTCGAACGCAGCGCCGAGATCGAGGATTGGGATGCCTGGACGCCGGTGGCGCCGAGCGCGATCGCCCATAGCGAGCGCTGGCCGGTGCCGCGCGCGCTGGAGGCCCATGAGGTGAAGGACCTCGTCGCAGCCTGGGGGCAGGCGGCGCGGCGCGCGCACGACGCCGGATTCGATGTGCTGGAGCTGCACGGCGCCCATGGCTATCTCGTGCACGAATTCCTCTCCGCGCGCTCGAACCAGCGCAGCGACGAATATGGCGGCTCGGAAGCCAACCGGATGCGCTTCCTGATCGAGGTGACCGAGGCGGTGCGCGCCCACTGGCCGGATCACAAGCCGCTGTTCGTGCGGCTGTCAGTCGAGGACAATGCCGGCTGGGGTCCGGAACAGAGCGCGCGGCTAGCGGCGATCCTGAAGGCGAAGGGCGTCGACGTGATCGACTGCTCGTCGGGGGGAATCAGCGAGATGGCGCCGATCCTGGGCAAGGAGATCAAATACAACTATCAGGTGCCGCTGGCGGAATATGTCCGCCGCAATGCCGATATCATGACCATGGCGGTCGGCTTGATCATCCACGGTGACCAGGCCGAGCAAATCCTGCGTGACAAACAAGCAGATTTGATCGCGGTCGGCCGGGAAATCCTCAATAACCCCAATTGGCCGATGGATGCCGCGCTAAAACTCGGGGTTGAAGGGCCATTTCGCAATGTTCCTCCGCAGTTTGGCTATTGGTTGGGCACCCGGGCCAAGCGCGGATTCGGGACCCGGCCGTCGACCTGGCAGAACGGGTTGCAGGAGGATGGCCAGCGGCCGACCGGGATCTGA
- a CDS encoding sensor histidine kinase, whose protein sequence is MWNWSGSDLKLRLTLRVAAVALLCFAAISGYFLIDADRSVRARIAAVADVAARTLELQQSKIQWLNNPRSEFPDLDSVAGSVMAPGLCLAFRSNSGEISQRFCGGTQTDTAAPPQAFAALYRRLFDPGREAVRPVLSRGQAIGEAVVWVDPAVLTAQAWHDAGRLMAVLMIALPLLCALVYAALSRALRPTRLIRDGLERIAAGDLAARLPPFDLAELSAIGDVFNQLAERLAAALSDRNALTQKLIVVQDEERRHLARELHDEFGQSLAAIRALAASARLTAAQDCPPLLAECDGIARTATDMMETLRGALFRLRPPDVDELGLAASLEGLIAGWNGRSRGQPRFEIAMSGSFERIPASAGANLYRIVQEALTNAAKHAGATRVLLRLQMREATSDGGDSEIVLAIDDDGGPSDPQFKSGMGLLGMRERVAALGGRLSFAAGQPNGSSLRVTVPVVTGPDTAPVERAA, encoded by the coding sequence ATGTGGAACTGGTCCGGAAGCGATCTGAAGCTGCGGCTGACGTTGCGCGTCGCGGCGGTGGCGCTGCTCTGCTTTGCAGCCATCTCCGGCTACTTCCTGATCGATGCCGACCGCTCGGTGCGCGCCAGGATCGCTGCCGTTGCCGATGTCGCCGCCAGGACGCTGGAGTTGCAGCAGAGCAAGATCCAATGGCTGAACAATCCGCGCTCCGAATTCCCCGATCTCGACAGCGTTGCCGGCTCGGTCATGGCGCCGGGCCTGTGCCTCGCCTTTCGCAGCAACAGCGGCGAGATCAGCCAGCGCTTCTGCGGCGGCACGCAGACCGATACGGCTGCGCCGCCGCAGGCCTTCGCAGCGCTCTATCGCCGCCTGTTCGATCCCGGCCGCGAGGCCGTGCGCCCGGTGCTGTCGCGCGGTCAGGCGATCGGCGAAGCCGTGGTCTGGGTCGATCCGGCCGTGCTGACCGCGCAAGCCTGGCACGATGCCGGCCGCCTGATGGCGGTGCTCATGATCGCGCTGCCGCTGCTCTGCGCGCTGGTCTATGCGGCGCTGTCGCGCGCGCTGCGTCCGACGCGGCTGATCCGCGACGGGCTCGAGCGGATCGCCGCCGGCGACCTCGCCGCGCGCCTGCCGCCGTTCGACCTCGCGGAATTGTCGGCGATCGGCGACGTCTTCAACCAGCTCGCCGAGCGCCTCGCTGCCGCGCTCTCCGACCGCAATGCGCTGACGCAGAAACTGATCGTGGTGCAGGACGAGGAACGGCGGCATCTTGCGCGCGAGCTGCACGACGAGTTCGGGCAGTCGCTGGCGGCGATCCGCGCGCTCGCCGCATCGGCGCGCCTGACCGCGGCGCAGGATTGCCCGCCGCTGCTCGCCGAATGCGACGGCATCGCGCGGACCGCGACCGACATGATGGAGACGTTGCGCGGCGCCCTGTTCAGGTTGCGCCCGCCCGATGTCGACGAACTTGGACTGGCGGCCAGCCTGGAGGGCCTGATCGCCGGCTGGAACGGCCGTAGCCGCGGACAGCCGCGGTTCGAGATCGCCATGTCGGGATCGTTCGAACGCATCCCCGCCTCTGCCGGCGCTAACCTCTACCGCATCGTGCAGGAGGCGCTCACCAACGCAGCCAAGCACGCCGGCGCCACGCGCGTGTTGCTGCGGCTGCAGATGCGCGAGGCGACTTCGGACGGCGGCGATAGCGAGATCGTGCTCGCGATCGACGATGATGGCGGGCCGAGTGACCCCCAGTTCAAGTCCGGCATGGGCCTGCTCGGCATGCGCGAGCGGGTCGCGGCGCTGGGCGGGCGGCTGAGCTTCGCGGCCGGTCAGCCCAATGGCTCGTCGCTCCGCGTCACCGTTCCCGTCGTCACCGGTCCGGACACCGCCCCCGTGGAACGCGCGGCATGA
- a CDS encoding S41 family peptidase, whose product MRKHVGFFLGTVAGACLTLLVASPQGAHLFAVANAAAHSDNTYSQLNLFGEVFEKIKTDYVEKPEDSKLVEGAINGMISSLDPHSRYMNEKGWAEMQETTHGEFGGLGIEVTMEDGFVKVVAPIDDTPASRAGIMSGDVITSIDDEQIQGLTLDQAVNKMKGAPNSSIRLKIIRKDADKPIEISIVREIIRVRPVKYHVEGGDIGYIRITSFNEQTTEGLRKAIAEVQKQVPQDKLAGYVVDLRNNPGGLLDQAVSVTSTLMQRGEVVSTRGRNPEETQRFTAHGGDMTKGKPLVVLINGGSASASEIVAGALHDHKRATLIGTRSFGKGSVQTIIPLGAGNGALALTTARYFTPSGHSIQALGIKPDIEVLQDVPDEFKTRSEIKGEASMRGHLSAEGAEQTGSQSYVPPDEKNDKALAAAFNQLRGVTVNADAKNADKAAQKRPVPN is encoded by the coding sequence ATGCGCAAACATGTTGGCTTCTTCCTCGGGACGGTTGCGGGTGCGTGTCTCACCCTGCTCGTGGCCTCGCCGCAGGGGGCGCATCTGTTCGCCGTCGCCAATGCCGCCGCGCATTCCGACAACACCTATTCGCAGCTCAATCTGTTCGGCGAGGTGTTCGAGAAAATCAAGACCGACTACGTCGAGAAGCCCGAGGACTCCAAGCTCGTCGAGGGTGCGATCAACGGCATGATCTCCTCGCTCGATCCGCACTCCCGCTACATGAACGAGAAGGGCTGGGCGGAGATGCAGGAGACCACGCATGGCGAGTTCGGCGGGCTCGGCATCGAGGTCACGATGGAGGACGGTTTCGTCAAGGTGGTAGCGCCGATCGACGACACGCCGGCCTCGCGCGCCGGCATCATGTCGGGCGACGTGATCACCTCGATCGACGACGAGCAGATCCAGGGCCTGACGCTCGACCAGGCCGTCAACAAGATGAAGGGCGCGCCCAACAGCTCGATCCGGCTGAAGATCATCCGCAAGGACGCCGACAAGCCGATCGAGATCTCGATCGTCAGAGAAATCATCCGCGTCCGCCCGGTGAAGTATCACGTCGAAGGCGGCGACATCGGCTATATCAGGATCACCTCGTTCAACGAGCAGACCACCGAGGGCCTGCGCAAGGCGATCGCGGAGGTCCAGAAGCAGGTCCCGCAGGACAAGCTCGCCGGCTATGTCGTCGACCTCCGCAACAATCCCGGTGGCCTGCTCGACCAGGCGGTCTCGGTGACCTCGACCTTGATGCAGCGCGGCGAGGTGGTCTCGACCCGCGGCCGCAATCCGGAAGAGACCCAGCGCTTCACCGCCCATGGCGGCGACATGACCAAGGGCAAGCCGCTCGTGGTGCTGATCAATGGCGGCTCGGCCTCGGCCTCCGAGATCGTCGCCGGCGCGCTGCACGACCACAAGCGCGCGACCCTGATCGGCACCCGCTCGTTCGGCAAGGGCTCGGTGCAAACAATCATTCCGCTCGGCGCCGGCAACGGCGCGCTGGCGCTGACCACGGCGCGCTATTTCACCCCATCGGGCCATTCGATCCAGGCGCTCGGCATCAAGCCCGACATCGAGGTGCTGCAGGACGTGCCTGACGAGTTCAAGACCCGTTCCGAGATCAAGGGCGAGGCCTCGATGCGCGGCCATCTCTCCGCCGAGGGCGCCGAGCAGACCGGCTCGCAATCCTACGTGCCGCCGGACGAGAAGAACGACAAGGCGCTGGCCGCGGCGTTCAACCAGCTGCGCGGCGTCACCGTGAACGCCGACGCCAAGAACGCGGACAAGGCCGCGCAGAAGCGGCCGGTGCCGAACTAG
- a CDS encoding response regulator transcription factor, which produces MSTTARTIMLVDDHAVVREGYRAMLQKQPGLSVVAEASDGVEAYRLYKETGPDLVIMDLSMPGIGGIEAIRRLRQWDKRARILVFTMHQNAAFAVQAIRAGASGYVTKTSPPETLVHAVMDALAGRIAISPDIDHELALSRLAGETAAADLLTAREFEVLRMLLAEKTTDEIAEALHLSPKTVANLHSLIKDKLGVGTDIELVRLALRQGILTQIDLGER; this is translated from the coding sequence ATGAGCACGACGGCGCGAACCATCATGCTGGTCGACGATCACGCCGTCGTTCGGGAGGGCTACCGGGCGATGCTGCAGAAGCAGCCCGGCCTCTCGGTCGTCGCCGAGGCCTCCGACGGGGTCGAGGCCTACCGCCTCTACAAGGAGACCGGACCCGACCTCGTCATCATGGATCTGTCGATGCCCGGCATCGGCGGCATCGAGGCGATCCGGCGCCTCAGGCAGTGGGACAAGCGGGCAAGGATCCTGGTGTTCACCATGCACCAGAACGCGGCCTTTGCCGTGCAGGCGATCCGCGCCGGCGCCAGCGGCTATGTCACCAAGACCAGCCCGCCGGAGACGCTGGTGCACGCGGTGATGGATGCGCTGGCGGGCAGGATCGCGATCAGTCCGGACATCGACCACGAGCTCGCGCTCAGCCGCCTCGCCGGCGAGACCGCGGCAGCGGATCTGCTGACCGCGCGGGAATTCGAGGTGCTGCGCATGCTGCTCGCGGAGAAGACCACCGACGAGATCGCCGAGGCGCTGCACCTCAGCCCCAAGACGGTCGCGAACCTGCATTCCCTGATCAAGGACAAGCTTGGCGTCGGCACGGATATCGAGCTGGTCCGCCTCGCGCTGCGGCAGGGCATCCTGACGCAGATCGATCTCGGCGAACGGTAG